The following DNA comes from Natranaeroarchaeum aerophilus.
CCTGAGAATACCGACTTAAACTGGCAAATTAGCTTTTACGTGTTGGTGTGTTGTCTCGTAACATGAAACGACAGGAGTTGATCCACATCCACGCGCTGTTGTTTGAGGTGGGGGAGTATCTGGAAGGGGACGAATCGCTACCGGATGATGTCTTTGCCGACTACAACACACAACCGACTCGCCCGCAGGATATCCACCGAGGCAAAGACGCACACAAAACCGCAGTCAAACACTTATTATCTCACTGTAGCCAGTTGGTTGACGAATCTCACCAGCAGACCCAGACCAGCACTACCGAGATGCCCCGCTC
Coding sequences within:
- a CDS encoding UPF0058 family protein, which encodes MKRQELIHIHALLFEVGEYLEGDESLPDDVFADYNTQPTRPQDIHRGKDAHKTAVKHLLSHCSQLVDESHQQTQTSTTEMPRS